From Rissa tridactyla isolate bRisTri1 chromosome 10, bRisTri1.patW.cur.20221130, whole genome shotgun sequence:
CAGCTGCCGGCACATGGCTACAGCCAGGCACCGGAGCCAGAGCAGCCACCGGGTGCCTATGTCAGGGCACAGCCGGTGAAGGAGCATGCCCCGAAGGCACCTGCTGTGACTTCAGCTGCTGATGGCATCACAGGGCTGTACGGCTGGGGAGCGCTCCCTGCGGAAAACATCTCCCTCTGCCGCATTTCCTCCATCCCCGGCACATCCCGGGTCGAGCCGGGGCCCAAGGCACCAAGCACTAACGCCGTGGACTTACGGACCGCGCTGAAGTCCGCCCCCATCATCATAACGGACCAAGGCATGGATCTCACCTCCTTGGCCACCGAGGCCAGGAAGTACTGCCTGACCTTGGACCACATCCCGAGCCGTCAGTCCACAGCCATCCAGCCCCTGATCATCAACCTCAACGCCCAGGAGCAGCCCCACGCCATCATCGCGGCAGCCAGCACCGCCGGCCTGGCCATCGCCTCCCCCATGATCCTTTCGCAGCCCAAGCAGCCTGTGGTCTACGGAGACCCTTTCCAGAGCCGGGTGGACTTCGGACAGGGGACCGGGAGCCCGGTATGCTTGGCACAGGTGAAGCAGGTGGAGCAGGGCGTACAGACGGCTGCTGTCAGACCCAGCGCGGCAGCCGGGGGCAAGCCTGAGCCCACTGCTCCACCCCAGACCAAGTTTGCGAGGTACGGCATGCCAGGCCAGATGGTGAAGAAGGACATGCTCATCACACAGACCGGCGGGGCACAGAATGTCAGCGGCCTACAGCAGCCCTTCCCACCGGAGCCAGGCTCGGAGCTGTATCGGGCAGTGCCAGTGGAGCTGAAGAGCCAGAGCCCTCTCCTTGCCTTGGGTGGCAAGAAGTCGCAGGTGATGATGGTGCAGATGGAGGAGGCGGCCACTGGCCCAGTGACCAAAGTGCTGAAGGAGGAGCCTCCAGCCAACGTGCTGGATCTCACAGGCGTGAAGCCGGAGAGCCAGGTGGCCTGCTGCGACGTGGTCTACAAGTTCCCCTTTGGTGGCAGCTGCACTGGCGCTTTCAACCCCACTTCCAAGATGCCGgagaagaaagctggggaggcGGCGGCACCTGGACGGAAAGCCAGCGGACCCCTCTATGGCAGCAGAGAGACGGAGCTGCCGGAGACCTTCCCTTACAGGGAGCAGCCGGCCCCGGCGCCCGCGCTATATGAGGAGCAGAAGTTTTACCCCACCGGCACTTTTGGCCGCCTCTACTCCTCCATGTCGGACACGAACCTCTCTGAAATCGGAATGAGCTACTACCCCACGAAGGGGGAtcagcccttcccctccccggcaGGCGACGCCGCCGTGGACCTCAGCACTATGAAGCACTCCTACAGCGTGGGCTTCGCCGAGGGGGGCTacctgggccaggggctgcaGTACGGCTCCTTCTCTGACCTCCGCCAGCCAACGGAGATGCTGGGCCACCCGCTCCCCATGCGGAGGTACAGCTCAGCCTCCAACATCTACTCCGACTATCGCTTCTCGCCCCGGGGGGACCTGGCCAGCTTCCAGGAGTCCAGCCTGGCCCACTACAGTGCCACCACGGCGCGTGAGATCAGCCGCATGTGTGCCGCTCTCAACTCCATGGACCAGTATGGGGGCCGGCATGCCAACGGCCCCGACCTGCTGCCCTACGGCCCCGGGGCTGGACCAGGGGGCACAGGGGGGCTGGCAGCTCAGCAGCAGGGCCCCGCACCCCCCAAACCCGGCGGGATGTACAACCCCACCTTCCCCGAGGCGCGGCAGGGCTTCGGCAGCCTGGCGCAGTACAACGTCCCCGGCGTCCGCCTGAGCGCCGTCCGGCAGATGTTCCCTTCCACCGCCACCGTGCGAGCCGCCGACGGCATGATCTACTCCACCATCAACACACCCATCGCCTCCACGCTGCCCATCACCACCCAGCCGGCCTCAGTGCTGCGGCCCATGCTGCGCGGGCTGTACAGACCCTACGGCCCAGGCGGCGTGGCGGCGGTCCCGCTGGCCAGCCTGGCCAGGCTGCCGGTAGTCACTCCCCGCGTCCCGCTGGCAGCACAGGGCCTCTACCGCTACCCGGCCCCTGTCCGGCCAGCCCCGGCAGCCTCGATGATGGAGACGCCTGTCTACCTGGGCAAGCCCGTCAGcacggcagcagcagcaccggtgGGCACTGGCCCTGCGCCCAAAGTCCCCACTGCACCCGCCAGTGGCTTGCAGAGAGCAGAGCCGCCGCCAACTGCTCCCCGTGCTGAGGGTCCGGTGGCACCGGCAGCCGGCAAGGAGAGCGGGCAGGCGGCCGCAGCGCCCAAGCCACCACCGGATGGGGCTCAGCGggaggagcgggagcgggaggaggagcgGCAGCGCAAGCAGCAGGAGCACGTGCTGCAGCTGGAGCGGGAGCGCgtggagctggagaagctgcggcagctgcggctgcaggaggagctggagcgggAGCGCGCAGAGCTGCAGCGGCACCGGgagaaggagcagctgctggtgcagcgggagctgcaggagctgcagtgcATCAAGCAgcaggtgctgcagcagcagcaggaggagcggCACGCGCAGCTGGCGCTGCAGCGGGAGCAGCTCGCCCAGCAGCGCCTCCAGCTCGAGCACatccaccagctccagcaccagctgcagcagcagctggaggagcagaagcgGCAGAAGACCGCCTTCCCCGAGCCTGCCGCCCGTCTGCCCGAGGGGCCCGTTGAGGTGCCGCGGGGCCCGCCACACAACGGGCAGGCATGGCCACCGCCAGGCCAGGTGCAACAGGAGGGTCCCGCAGGCCCCCGCTACCCCACGCCACAGCGGCCGCTCAGCAGCTCGGCCTCGGACATGTCGCTGCAAGCCGAGGAGCCCTGGGAGCCTGGCCGGGGCATCAAGAAGAGGAACTCGATGCCGCGGCTGCGGGACGCCTACGAGAAGGAGGGGGCACGGGAGGCCTTCGCAGCGAGGAAGACGGCGGACAGCAGTGTGCAGACAGACGAGGAGGACAGCGAGGAGCGGTACCTGCTgtcgcggcggcggcggacgcGGCGCAGCGCCGACTGCAGCGTGCAGACAGACGAGGAGGACAGTGGAGAGTGGGAGCAGCCCGTGCGCCGCCGGCGCTCCCGGCCCTCGCGGCACGCCGAGGCCGGCGCCGAGGGCAAACCAGAGGGGACAACCCGCGGCACGGCCAGCGTGGGCATCCAGACCATCAGCGACTGCTCAGTGCAGACGGAGCCCGACCAGCTCCTCCGCGTCTCCCCCTCCATCCACATCACCACCCACGACCCCCGGGTGGAGATTGTCAAGTACATCTCGGCCCCAGAGAAGACACAGCGGGGCGAGAGCCTGGCCTGCCAGACGGAGCCAGAACCAGCCCCCCAGCCTGGTGTCGTGGTCCCCCAGCTGACGGTGCCCACCACCATCCCACCCTATTCCACCAACATTCAGATGGTGAGCACGGGCCCCCTGGACCCCCATGCTGTCCGGCAGCAGACCCTGGGCAAGTTCGAGAAGAAGAAGCCAGATCCCCTGGAAATCGGTTACCAGTCCCATCTGCCGGCCGAGTCTCTCTCCCAGCTGGTGACCCGCCAGCCACCCCGCTCTCCCCAGGTCCTCTACTCACCCGtctcccccctgtccccacatcGCCTCCTGGAGTCCTCCTTTGCCACCAGCGAGCGGCTGAACAAGGCTCACGTCCCCCCGCAGAAGCACTTCACCGCCGACTCGGCCCAGCGCCAACAAACGCTGCCGCGTCCCATCAAGACCATGCAGCGCTCCCTCTCCGACCCCAAGCCCATCAGCCCCACTGCCGAGGAGGCCGGCAAGGACAGGTTCTCCCTCTACCAGCACCCactgctccccagcagccaggTAGGTCAGCGCGGGGAAAAACCTTTCCCTCGGGGAACGGTCCCAGGAGGTATCTCAGGACATTTCGGTTTCATGAGTGCTGCggcaattaatattttaaaaggctgcaGCACCTGATGGCAGCCGGTGGGCACAGACGCCTGCACCAaagccagcagccaaagggacgcCCTGGAGCTCCACCAGCTGCACGAGCCCATTATGGgatgagagctgctgctgggtggcaggatcagggctgtcccctgccccagctgggtccccctcctctcccaaggAGCAGCCGCCATGCACGGCTCCATTTTGGGTTGCAGCAGTTCTCGCTGCCACCTTTGCCCCCACACCCCAAAGTTGCCTTGGGCTGCCAAGAGCCCTGGGGCAattcccagggcagcagcagcctcaggtCATTGCCCTGAGCCCCGCTGCCAAGCGCCCGAGGACGGAAAGCAGTTTTTGGGACAGGCGGCGGCACGCACGCGGCCGGCCCAGCGCTTGGCTGGCTGCCACCCCCGGTAATTACTCACAGAAAGCGCCCTGCCTGTTACTTCCATCCTATTTATTGCGCTTTTACATAAATGCTGCTTCCTCGGTGCGTGGGGGGACACGTGCACAGTGGGCCACCTTGCTGCGACCCCGGGGCACGGGAGGAGATCTGTGATGCTTGGGgcaaggggacacggggggccaCCCGCCGGCACCTCTGACTAGGTGTCCCTTGGCTTTGCAGGTGGGGGGGCTGCAGTCGAGCCCACTGGCGCGCAAGGTGAAGCGGACGCTGCCCAGCCCACCGCCCGAGGAGCCCCATGTCCCCCTAGCCAGTCCGGCCACCCCCCAGCTCTACCTGAGTAGCCTGGGCCCCAAGGCTACCGCGCCAGTCACCAAGGCCagcctgctgaaggagctggaccGCGACCTGAAGCTGGTGGAGCACGAGGCCACCAAGCTGCGGAAGAAGCAGGCAGAGCTGGACGAGGAGGAGAAGGAGATCGACGCCAAGCTGAAGTACCTGGAGCTGGGCATCACCCAGCGCAAAGAGTCGCTGCTGAAGGAGCGGGGGGGAGGGCGAGACCACCCCTACCTGCGCTGCCCCGGGGACCGTCGCGACTACCTGTCCGACAGCGAGCTGCACAGCCTGCGCCTCGCCACCTACGATGGCGCCAGCCTGCGCCCCATGCCTGCCGGGCAGTACCCCGACTTCACTGCCACCGCCGCCTCCTATGGCGCCTACCCCTAccctgccccacagacccccgccgccttcccgccggtgcgcctgcagcccccccagtaCCCCACGGCCAGCACCTCGCAGGAAGGCTTGCcggcagccccgctgcccgccttcGCCTCGCCCGGCGCCTTCCCGGCCCCTGGCGCCACGTACCCGGAGCTGGGAGCCCCAGGCCAGCCGGGCTTCCGACCCCAAAACCCCTACCAAGCCCCGAGCGCCTTCGCTGGGGCGGCCGCCGTGCCAGCAACACAGCCCGCCCTCTTCCAGAGTCTGGCGGAGGTGGCCGGCGGGCACCAGAAGCCAAGGCAGACATCGCTGGCTGACCTGGAGCAGAAGATCCCCACCAACTACGAGGTCATCGgtgcagccaccagctcctccgcCGTCCCCGACGTCACCTTCAGCGTCACGACGGCGAGTGGCGGCTATGAGCAGTACAAGGCGCCTGAGGCCCGGCCGGCCGAGAGAGCTGGTGCGGCACAGGGCCCCTCAGCCAGCTTCTCTTCTGAGTCCCTCTACACCAGCCTGGAGCAGAACATCCCCCGTAACTACGTGATGATCGAGGACATCAGCGAGCTCACCAAGGAGAGCCCGGCAGTGGAGGGCCAGAAAGCGGAGCCAGTGGGCACGGGTGCCGACAGCCGCCATGGCAGAGAGAAGAGCGAGCTGGTGGACACAGAGGGCTCCAGCCGGCCCTGCTGCTACGCCAAAGCCGAGGAGGAATCTGAGGAGGATATCTACGACCACCACGGCCCTGATCATCGAGGGAAAAACAGCTACCACCGAGGCATGGAGAGCAATGGCAGGGTGTTGGGGAGTTCTGCCAGCTCATCCTACTACTACGGGGACAGTGACTACCGGCACTCCTCGCGGGCTGACAAGCACAGCTCTGGTGCAGCACTGCCAAAGCATTCATCCAAGAACCTGGCACCCGCTGTCATCTCCTCAAAGCGCAGCAAGCACAGGAAGCAGGGCATGGAGCAGAAAATCTCCAAGTTCTCCCCCATTGAAGAAGCCAAAGACGTGGAGTCAGACCTAGCCTCCTATGCGGTGACAACCTCGGTTGGCAGCAGCAACGTGGCCTCCAGGGCCaagaagctgcaggaggagaTCACCTATGGCCTGAAGAAGAACGTCTACGAGCAGCAGAAGTACTATGGCGTCTCAAGCCGGGATCTGGTGGATGAGGATGACAGGGTCTACTCTGCTGGCAGTAGAACCCGCTCCTCCGGCTACGGGGTGGAAAAGTCCTCCATCCGGGAGTCGGGTGGCCGGAGCAAGTCCTACGAACGGGAGGGCATGGAACGCTCCCAGAAAGGCAGCTCCAAGCCTTCATCCCTCGGCATGAGCCAGAGCCGCGGGCGGGCGCCCGTCCGTGCGCAGCCCTCGGAGGAGGAGAGCCCCGTCAGCCCCTTGGGGAAGGCGGTGGGGGGGTCGCGTGCCACTGGGGGACCTGGCCCCCAGTCAGCAGGGGACCCCTGCTCCCAGTTCTGCTCCAGCCACTCGTTGCCTGATGTGCAAGAGCACATCAAAGACGTGCCAAGGAGTCACTCGTACAAGCACGAGGAGGGCTACGGCATGGACGATGCCCATTGCGTTGTCTCGGACAGCGAAGGTAACGGCTCCCCATGGTGACCACCCCAGAGCATGGCACTTCCCCGGGGCATGCCCGTCCGCTCGTACGCAGAGACACTTTCACCGCCTCAGTTTGCTTGACACgtgccttcctccccctgccccgggtgTTCGGTGTTTGCCGGTCCCGCGCGGTGCCtcgccgtgccgtgctgtgccgtgtcCTGTCCCTACCGACGCGGGCTGTCCCCCACGCGCGTGCCCGCTGCTTGCCTCTCCCGCCTCATTGCATGGCTTCTGCCCGGGCGGCCTCGAGCGAGAGATtgactgtggtttgtttttggtttctgAAGCCTATCATTTGGGTCAGGAGGAGACAGACTGGTTTGATAAGCCCAGGGAGGCGCGGGCGGAGAGGGTCAGGCACTACGGTGGCCACTCTTCCTCGCAGAAGAGACCCTCAGTTAAGCACACCTACCACGACTACGACGAGCCCCCTGACGAGGACCCGTGGCAGCACGACGACTACCCCCAGCACCGTGAGCACCGGCACCACGGGGAGTACGGGCGCCACACCGGCACCTCCCGGCACGCCAGTGACGAGCCCCCGCGCCGCTCTGCCAAGCAGCACCCACGGGATCCCAGCCGCCACGAGCCCCGTGGCCACGGACCACCAGCCACCTCCAAGAAGGTGCAGCAGCCTGAGTCCCGCGGGCCTGCATCCTATGGCCCCAGCTCTTCCGAGTACCCCCCGTCCTCCCGCCCCGCTGCTCACCACCACGCTGCCGAGACCCCCAAGGCGCAGAAGACCCCCCAGGCACACGGGCCGGCCGCCCCAGCGCCGAAGCCGGAGCCCCTCGCACACCCGCAGCAGGCggcgggcaggcagcagcaggcagggcagcaggcggCACGGCagcaggcggcggggcggcaggcTGCCCAACCAGCCGGCTCGGCGCAGCCTGAGGCCAGGGGCAGGACACAGGGACCCCCATCGTCCCGGCCACcgcagcagcagccaggaccagcccaggcagctgggAAGGTGCCGGCCACGCTCCATGCGCAGCCGGGTGGGCACGCAGCGGCAGCGGTAAGTACGggctcagctgcctccctgccccacggctctGCCCAGGACCCGCCCGGCTGGCCGTGGCCAGGGGCTAACAGGGGAAGGGTTGGGGACAGGAGCCATGGGGCAAGGTGTATCTCACCCATGAGCCCACCACGGCCgcccctgggtgctgcaggagcagctgtccCCTCAAGGGGACCTGGGAGGGGACATCCCTGTGCCCTGGATCCCTCCCTGCCACTTTTGGGGCCACGGGACCATTTTCACACAGcgtttgggggttttggtgttGCCTCCCAGCCCGGCCACCCCCAGAAGATGCTCTGCCGGGAGGGCGAGCCCTGAGAGCTCTTTTCCCCATTCCAGCCAAAAGCGGAGCAGACGGATGCATCCAAACCCGCAGCGAAAGTGCCACAGCAGCCGGGGAGAGCGCCCATGGCACAGCCCCTGGGAGGAGCAGGTCAGTGGGCCCAGTGGCGCAGTGCTGTCGTCCCCCGCGCCGGCTGCCTGGCACCCCGGGGGTTCAGCCGAGCCCCCCTGTTCAGGCCTGTCCCCTGCTAACGGTGGCTTCGTTCATCCCTCAGCAGACAGCAAGGCCGGGCCGAGGGCAGCCGGGCCGCGTGGTCCCACTGGCCCGGCAACAGGGCAGCCGGGGGCGGAAGGAGAGAGCGTTTTCTCCAAAATCCTGCCGGGGGGAGCAGCGGAACAAGCAGGCAAACTGACTGAAGGTGAGGGCTGCTCCCAGGGACGGGAATGGAGCAGTGATGCTCTTCTGCACCCGGATGGGATTGGGTGCCACAGGGGTGGCTGGGAGCAGCCGGCGGGATGCAGTGCTGCCACAGTTTGGGGCAAAAGCAGCAGTTTGggggccggggaggtgggggacCAGGTTGGCTGTGCCATGCTGATGCCTCTCCCACTTCCCCGCAGCGGTGTCGGCTTTTGGCAAGAAGTTTACTTCGTTCTGGTGAGAGAACGGCACAAGGTGAGTGCAGCCGGTGCCGGGTGCTGTGCCgtgggctgtccctgccccggcTGCGCCTGATACCCTcccgctccctcctgctgcaggagtTTGGGAAGCGAGTGGAGATTGAGTCATCGTAGTGGAAAAACCTATGAAGAAGCCAGAGAATTCAGCACGCGGCTCCAGACTCTGAGTATAACGGTGAGTGTCCGGCACACAGCCACACACCGGTCCCCTCCATCACACCTCTGCCATGCCATCCCTGGGGCTCCCACAGCACCGCTGCATCCCCTGGCACCTGCTGAGCCCTGCCCCGCCGCACTTCCAGCTTCCATGGTGGGAAGGACACGGTGCAGCCCCATTCCCTTCCTGCTGGGCCACTTGTCCCCGTCCTCATCCCCGAGCGCCGGCCCCAGGCCAAGGCATGGGgtcttggcttttttcccctgcctcgGCAGCGCCGCGTGGGCCGATGCCATGCGGGTGCTGGTGCCGACCCTGGGTTTGCGGGGAAGGCTTGGGTGGCCCAATCTCTGCGCCGGGAGCTTGTCCAGCGCGGgggcggcagcagctgctccgcCGGCAGCAACTCTTGGCTCGCCGCCGCCCGTTTGCTCGGGCCGGCACTGCCGCTCGGCAGGGTCCCCTCTACAGGGATGTCGCCGCTCGGGCTAAtgcctctctctctgtctgtatCTCACAAGCTTTTGAAAGCAGGGCGATCCCTGGATGCTGGACCAAACGGCAGCCGAACGGGGGCCTGGCGGACACCCCCATGCCTGGCAAGCAGCTCCGGTGCGGCACGCGGCGAGCCCCAACACCGGGCACGGGCGGATGCATCCTCTGCCCCCGCGGCCACCCTGAGGGGACGGGCCTGATCCGTGCCATTGGGTCAGGCCCCATAGGTGACGGGCCGCGGCCCTTTCTCAAGATTATACGCAGAGTTGCTCCCTCCGAACCCCAGCTCTGGCCTCTTCACAGGTTTTTCCCCCCTCCGCAAGCCGAGGGCTGGGCGCCGCGGGTGCCGCTCCTCCTTCCTGACCCTGTCTGCCCCCGCACTGCgtcccgctcccggccccgccggggaGCCCCTGGAGCGCCTCAGCTAGGACCTAACACTGTTTCACTACCGAAATAAGAGGCCATAGGACTCTGACAGGCGGCGCGGCCGGCTGTCGCCGATGCGGCCACTGGCCGGGCGCCCGTCCCGGCACGCGGCACTGCCCCCAAGCCATTGGAAGCATTGAAAGGGCCGCGCTCGCCCTCGCCATGCAGCCAGCGCGCCCGCCGCTGGGCACCCCTTTTCTTTCAAGAACAGCCTTAATCATCCCACTTTGATTTCTGTGTATACCTCATCCAcactcgggggggggggacacggggcatCGTCGGGGGGGTgtccttttttctcagtttctctgggttcattttattttggtttgggactttggttttgttggttttttttacaactttATACCAAATCCTCTTCCCTCTTTGCTTTGTGCGATGAGTTAGCACACGGGCTGTCGTCTGTAGAAGCAATAGAGTGCAGGAGGCTACAAAAGAGCACAAATCCCGTGGAACAAGATCAGGAGAGCTTTGCCTCCGGCAGTATCCTTCCTCTTACTGTGCAATCCAAGTCCTTCTCAAGCCATTTCGTGGGGACGGCCGGCATGGCGGCCAAAGCCCGCTCGCCCCGCCAGGAGGGGGTtccccagggtggggggaggcagcctGAGGAGGGGGCTCGCCGGTGGACCGCCGCCcgtgccccgccgcctccccacgccggcggcagcccccccggtgccccccgcgGCGGGCAGCAGCCGCCCGCTTGCCCGCCTGATGTTCTATGCAACGAAATAACACGACTCCAGAACAAGACCTGTGAATAGCTGATCCGTTCAATGTCGCGCCCAAGGGTTTCATCGCAACGCCTGCCGCCGAGCGACCCGGTAACTACTCTTTATCAACCACCCGTGCGTATGAATTCGTGGCATGTTCGACCCACGGAGGGCCACTTTGCCAAAGGGCAGCCCTAGCGCCTGTGACCGTCTGTCCCGTCGTAGAGCATGGCTTGCTCCTTCTCTGCACGGTTCCACCCGCCTTTCAGTGCTTGCTGTTCTTTGCctggacttttctttttttcttttccatcagtCCATCGCTGTACTGAAAGCTCTTAGCAGATTTATGCACTCGTTATCGAGGACCCGGTCGCCGTGGGAAGCCCACACTCCGTTGCagctccctggcagggagctctgCCAGTGCCcaaggctgggggagaggccgGTGGCCGTGGGACGGGGGGAGCAGGGTGCtcccatggggcagccccacgaAGGAGAGCCCCGTCCCTGCGCCCACCTGCCGCCTCTCCCGCCGATGACAAGTGCATCGCCTCCTCCGG
This genomic window contains:
- the BSN gene encoding protein bassoon, translated to MGNEASLEGGGDDGQLPPAAAAAGAPPPPAAGAAVAAKPPSAPGGGGQLPGSAAGPSAPRRPEQLDQPAGQRSPSPSLAQTVPSSQSPREMRGRGQPAPSAEGPRKMLQVDARSQGSGRSPSVSPDRGSTPTSPYSVPQIAPLPSSTLCPICKTTELTSSPGQPNFNACTQCHSKVCNQCGFNPNPHLTQVKEWLCLNCQMQRALGMDMTTAPRSKSQQQLHSPSPSPSHSPAKHPPPPAADKSPPAARTLPPEPSKPHPTTPQREPQGKGQPKPQEAARSSPQHQQAKPSSSEQRKTVGDAGAKPAAPAPGAGAQEQAQEGLTGKLFGFGASLLTQASTLMNVQPEAPPPSQPSPGKVPPKIVFSDASKEAGPKAPGAQGRAGATPAAKPGKPEQGVKPKEVPKARVLCPLCKAEINVGSSEPPNYNTCTTCRQQVCNMCGFNPTPHLVEKNEWLCLNCQTQRLLEGSLGDPAPMPLPAPKQPPTGSPRHQPPATVQQQKAPTPAPTEPAAPPERQPSPARSLRAAEQSRTPSPAPAEKKPPAPAEEKPLPKAAPEPSRAPESTTPKGKSVTPKPEVESKESRAPPEAPRAKEQEDGSKPYPPDLSRSPQSLSDTGYSSDGISSSQSEITGLVQQEEEKLSGTGLAGQSPPSPSELTKLESSMRPLLEGRGTPPEPTERGKSCPEPREEQRQRQRPRYLSITPEAFDSDEELEDILEEDEDSLEWENQRERRESAESSDEFGSKLRHDYVEDSSEGGFSPVPPRPKGQEAEVSDEEFMRRQIMEMSAEEDNLEEEEEDEEGYRRTKYSIPKAGQKAEVEKGKEPASAKRRLPHSPGSLYKEERKELEAAEGDDLSTAQGGLRRFKTIELNSTTGYGREMEMGQEADTSLDREPELEMESLTGSPEERSRGEYSSTLPATTPSYTSGTSPTSISSLEEDSDSSPSRRQRLEEVKQQRKARHRSHGPLLPTIEDSSEEEELREEEELLREQEKMREVEQQRIRSTARKTKRDKEELRAQRRRERSKTPPSNLSPIEDASPTEELRQAAEMEELHRSSCSEYSPSIDSEAESFDAVASKLYKSGSEYNLPTFMSLYSPTEKGETGPSQPASKPLKSAEEAYEEMMRKAEMMQKQQVQQAQPAVSYGSTYQQVGYHGTEGQNGFEYQYAEEYQYDGGPARPSQPGYPSTLPKAGAVYEEILQTSQSISRMHQSSSFDLALEQGEKAKGQEEAYPEKHFLNAESAYADLMKQNGGPLTPGTSPTQLSAPVSFATSDGSTGKAIPDVRVTQHFAKEGQDLAKLQSAPAVPSPVSKAAATTYTYSKGASTVTTASSGPGVAPRSYSSPAPEAPSIAGRSYSLAKSTVSYGSQTEDTSRSKAVVEISVQTAREKLPATSDSKPSPPKAYPFFKSSSPPLSPTSPTQSPTRTAKATAEFSTQTQSPLLPYEGPTATTAGPATSSPMVAQGTQTPHRAGSPRLTRQPSSQDSPFMLITLATDAASQTKPPGSGALTSPTSSPTRPSRQLPAHGYSQAPEPEQPPGAYVRAQPVKEHAPKAPAVTSAADGITGLYGWGALPAENISLCRISSIPGTSRVEPGPKAPSTNAVDLRTALKSAPIIITDQGMDLTSLATEARKYCLTLDHIPSRQSTAIQPLIINLNAQEQPHAIIAAASTAGLAIASPMILSQPKQPVVYGDPFQSRVDFGQGTGSPVCLAQVKQVEQGVQTAAVRPSAAAGGKPEPTAPPQTKFARYGMPGQMVKKDMLITQTGGAQNVSGLQQPFPPEPGSELYRAVPVELKSQSPLLALGGKKSQVMMVQMEEAATGPVTKVLKEEPPANVLDLTGVKPESQVACCDVVYKFPFGGSCTGAFNPTSKMPEKKAGEAAAPGRKASGPLYGSRETELPETFPYREQPAPAPALYEEQKFYPTGTFGRLYSSMSDTNLSEIGMSYYPTKGDQPFPSPAGDAAVDLSTMKHSYSVGFAEGGYLGQGLQYGSFSDLRQPTEMLGHPLPMRRYSSASNIYSDYRFSPRGDLASFQESSLAHYSATTAREISRMCAALNSMDQYGGRHANGPDLLPYGPGAGPGGTGGLAAQQQGPAPPKPGGMYNPTFPEARQGFGSLAQYNVPGVRLSAVRQMFPSTATVRAADGMIYSTINTPIASTLPITTQPASVLRPMLRGLYRPYGPGGVAAVPLASLARLPVVTPRVPLAAQGLYRYPAPVRPAPAASMMETPVYLGKPVSTAAAAPVGTGPAPKVPTAPASGLQRAEPPPTAPRAEGPVAPAAGKESGQAAAAPKPPPDGAQREEREREEERQRKQQEHVLQLERERVELEKLRQLRLQEELERERAELQRHREKEQLLVQRELQELQCIKQQVLQQQQEERHAQLALQREQLAQQRLQLEHIHQLQHQLQQQLEEQKRQKTAFPEPAARLPEGPVEVPRGPPHNGQAWPPPGQVQQEGPAGPRYPTPQRPLSSSASDMSLQAEEPWEPGRGIKKRNSMPRLRDAYEKEGAREAFAARKTADSSVQTDEEDSEERYLLSRRRRTRRSADCSVQTDEEDSGEWEQPVRRRRSRPSRHAEAGAEGKPEGTTRGTASVGIQTISDCSVQTEPDQLLRVSPSIHITTHDPRVEIVKYISAPEKTQRGESLACQTEPEPAPQPGVVVPQLTVPTTIPPYSTNIQMVSTGPLDPHAVRQQTLGKFEKKKPDPLEIGYQSHLPAESLSQLVTRQPPRSPQVLYSPVSPLSPHRLLESSFATSERLNKAHVPPQKHFTADSAQRQQTLPRPIKTMQRSLSDPKPISPTAEEAGKDRFSLYQHPLLPSSQVGGLQSSPLARKVKRTLPSPPPEEPHVPLASPATPQLYLSSLGPKATAPVTKASLLKELDRDLKLVEHEATKLRKKQAELDEEEKEIDAKLKYLELGITQRKESLLKERGGGRDHPYLRCPGDRRDYLSDSELHSLRLATYDGASLRPMPAGQYPDFTATAASYGAYPYPAPQTPAAFPPVRLQPPQYPTASTSQEGLPAAPLPAFASPGAFPAPGATYPELGAPGQPGFRPQNPYQAPSAFAGAAAVPATQPALFQSLAEVAGGHQKPRQTSLADLEQKIPTNYEVIGAATSSSAVPDVTFSVTTASGGYEQYKAPEARPAERAGAAQGPSASFSSESLYTSLEQNIPRNYVMIEDISELTKESPAVEGQKAEPVGTGADSRHGREKSELVDTEGSSRPCCYAKAEEESEEDIYDHHGPDHRGKNSYHRGMESNGRVLGSSASSSYYYGDSDYRHSSRADKHSSGAALPKHSSKNLAPAVISSKRSKHRKQGMEQKISKFSPIEEAKDVESDLASYAVTTSVGSSNVASRAKKLQEEITYGLKKNVYEQQKYYGVSSRDLVDEDDRVYSAGSRTRSSGYGVEKSSIRESGGRSKSYEREGMERSQKGSSKPSSLGMSQSRGRAPVRAQPSEEESPVSPLGKAVGGSRATGGPGPQSAGDPCSQFCSSHSLPDVQEHIKDVPRSHSYKHEEGYGMDDAHCVVSDSEAYHLGQEETDWFDKPREARAERVRHYGGHSSSQKRPSVKHTYHDYDEPPDEDPWQHDDYPQHREHRHHGEYGRHTGTSRHASDEPPRRSAKQHPRDPSRHEPRGHGPPATSKKVQQPESRGPASYGPSSSEYPPSSRPAAHHHAAETPKAQKTPQAHGPAAPAPKPEPLAHPQQAAGRQQQAGQQAARQQAAGRQAAQPAGSAQPEARGRTQGPPSSRPPQQQPGPAQAAGKVPATLHAQPGGHAAAAPKAEQTDASKPAAKVPQQPGRAPMAQPLGGAADSKAGPRAAGPRGPTGPATGQPGAEGESVFSKILPGGAAEQAGKLTEAVSAFGKKFTSFW